A DNA window from Hevea brasiliensis isolate MT/VB/25A 57/8 chromosome 2, ASM3005281v1, whole genome shotgun sequence contains the following coding sequences:
- the LOC110632474 gene encoding LOW QUALITY PROTEIN: ubiquinone biosynthesis protein COQ4 homolog, mitochondrial (The sequence of the model RefSeq protein was modified relative to this genomic sequence to represent the inferred CDS: deleted 1 base in 1 codon; substituted 3 bases at 3 genomic stop codons), translated as MKGNHLGLMLQLAKPTNLSFQQAVLLERPRVISTQVGHALDMPTNSFGAAYARFMGSRNFSLDDRPPVXFMDKDELAYVAMRAPEVHDFWHTLSDIPTNLIGKSAVKVIEFEQMYLPMCLMSVVGGTTRFNEKQRRLFFXHYFPWAIRAGMQCTDLTCVYYEKHFSLDFDDVRKKXSLIPAPVAPKQDVA; from the exons ATGAAAGGAAATCATTTGGGACTCATGTTGCAATtagcaaaaccaacaaatttatctTTCCAACAAGCAGTACTCTTGGAGAGACCACGTGTCATATCTACACAAGTGGGGCATGCATTGGATATGCCAACAAATTCATTTGGTGCCGCCTATGCAAGATTCATGGGATCTAGGAACTTTTCCCTAGATGATCGCCCTCCAGTGTGATTTATGGACAAAGATGAACTAGCATATGTAGCCATGAGAGCTCCTGAGGTGCATGACTTCTGGCACACACTATCTGACATCCCTACCAACCTAATTGGCAAGTCAGCAGTAAAGGTGATAGAGTTTGAGCAAATGTACCTTCCAATGTGTCTAATGTCCGTTGTAGGGGGCACAACAAGATTTAATGAGAAGCAAAGGAGATTGTTCTTTTAGCACTACTTCCCATGGGCCATCCGAGCTGGAATGCAGTGCACAGATCTCACGTGTGTATATTATGAGAAGCACTTTTCACTA GATTTTGATGATGTCCGTAAAAAATGAAGTTTAATTCCTGCTCCTGTTGCTCCTAAACAAGATGTAGCCTAA